The Glycine max cultivar Williams 82 chromosome 12, Glycine_max_v4.0, whole genome shotgun sequence genome window below encodes:
- the IPK2 gene encoding inositol polyphosphate 6-/3-/5-kinase — MLKIPEHQVAGHKAKDGILGPLVDDFGKFYKPLQTNKDDDTRGSTELSFYTSLAAAAHDYSIRSFFPAFHGTRLLDASDGSGPHPHLVLEDLLCGYSKPSVMDVKIGSRTWHLGDSEDYICKCLKKDRESSSLPLGFRISGVKDSISSWEPTRKSLQCLSAHGVALVLNKFVSSNNINHDDHHPDCAFATEVYGAVLERLQKLKDWFEVQTVYHFYSCSVLVVYEKDLGKGKATNPLVKLVDFAHVVDGNGVIDHNFLGGLCSFIKFLKDILAVACLHK, encoded by the coding sequence ATGCTCAAGATCCCGGAGCACCAGGTGGCCGGGCACAAGGCCAAGGACGGAATCCTGGGCCCACTCGTCGACGATTTTGGAAAATTCTACAAGCCCCTCCAGACCAACAAAGACGACGACACCCGCGGCTCCACCGAACTCTCCTTTTACACCTCTCTCGCCGCCGCCGCCCACGACTACTCCATCCGCTCCTTCTTCCCCGCCTTTCACGGCACCCGCCTCCTGGACGCCTCCGACGGCTCCGGTCCCCACCCTCACCTGGTCCTGGAGGACCTCCTCTGCGGCTACTCCAAACCCTCCGTCATGGACGTAAAGATCGGCTCCAGAACCTGGCACCTGGGAGACTCCGAGGACTACATCTGCAAGTGCCTGAAGAAGGACAGAGAGTCCTCTAGCTTGCCCTTGGGTTTCAGAATCTCGGGAGTCAAGGACTCTATCTCCTCCTGGGAACCTACCAGGAAATCTCTCCAGTGTCTATCCGCCCATGGTGTTGCACTTGTTCTCAACAAGTTCGTTTCCTCTAATAATATCAACCATGATGATCATCATCCCGATTGCGCTTTCGCAACGGAGGTCTACGGCGCCGTTTTGGAGCGCTTGCAGAAGCTCAAGGACTGGTTCGAGGTTCAGACGGTGTATCACTTCTATTCTTGTTCTGTTCTTGTGGTGTACGAGAAGGATCTAGGGAAAGGGAAAGCTACCAACCCTCTGGTCAAACTCGTTGACTTTGCACACGTGGTGGACGGAAACGGTGTCATTGATCACAACTTCTTGGGTGGCCTTTGTTCCTTCATCAAGTTCCTCAAGGATATCCTAGCAGTAGCATGTCTTCACAAGTGA